The following coding sequences lie in one Spodoptera frugiperda isolate SF20-4 chromosome 24, AGI-APGP_CSIRO_Sfru_2.0, whole genome shotgun sequence genomic window:
- the LOC118278767 gene encoding septin and tuftelin-interacting protein 1 homolog has protein sequence MRSSRRSKNNEKPYDYHRINKKRYKKKSRFGWGRNDGISSGPFLENLNEVLREKKYHRGEGKGNWKVMPRDSCEIYKARQKRMESSRRKYNNEDTDNMSDDDDDDRRGRKKQRKKTSKKPPKSFRPRGPRGKNKKRNAPKSRVTHQSSDTSSSFTRTSYTYTTVSDMDY, from the exons ATGAGATCCTCGAGACGatcaaaaaataatgaaaagccATACGATTACCaccgaataaataaaaaaagatataaaaagaaatcaagATTCGGATGGGGTAGGAATGACGGCATTTCTTCGGGACCTTTTCTTGAAAATTTAAATGAAGTGCTTCGCGaaaaa aaatATCATCGAGGTGAAGGCAAAGGAAATTGGAAGGTTATGCCAAGAGACTCGTGTGAGATTTATAAGGCTCGTCAGAAGCGAATGGAATCAAGCCGTCGGAAATACAACAATGAGGACACAGATAACATGTCGgacgatgatgacgatgacagAAGAGGTAGAAAGAAGCAGCGAAAGAAGACGTCTAAAAAACCGCCTAAAAGTTTTCGCCCTAGAGGTCCTAGAGGGAAGAATAAgaaaag gaATGCTCCAAAATCACGCGTTACTCATCAATCGTCTGACACGAGCTCATCCTTTACTCGTACTTCTTACACGTACACTACGGTTTCCGATATGGATTATTGA
- the LOC118279038 gene encoding V-type proton ATPase subunit e 2, translating to MGASFIPITVFTVLWGIVGIVCPFFAPKGPNRGIIQVVLMLTAATCWLFWLCAYMAQMNPLIGPRLNNETLIWMAHTWGNKMGK from the exons ATGGGTGCTTCTTTCATCCCCATCACTGTATTCACCGTCCTGTGGGGCATTGTGGGTATTGTATGCCCATTCTTCGCCCCTAAAGGCCCCAACAGAGG GATTATCCAGGTGGTTTTGATGTTAACTGCCGCCACATGCTGGTTATT CTGGCTGTGCGCGTACATGGCACAAATGAACCCCCTGATTGGACCCAGACTTAACAACGAAACACTCATCTGGATGGCACATACCTGG ggTAACAAAATGGGCAAGTAA